One Vigna unguiculata cultivar IT97K-499-35 chromosome 7, ASM411807v1, whole genome shotgun sequence genomic region harbors:
- the LOC114189785 gene encoding exocyst complex component EXO70H1-like → MTKQCLCEDNQRMEKSNHHIHLRNTIASFSWHATLYISLHLPLQAHTYSHCKLPLIKKTNTLQEKKWHNYTQKTPSCAAKMRTICWEPKTQSFAFSRHTSAPSSSLSTTPSTSTKENMVSTSIEEAEALILKWDPETSAYGRVTSLFYNDKAEAMHYIHCVNQLQKTMHALLAENPSSRKLVLAQKLMQMAMKRLQKEFYQMLSMSRAHLDPESVSARSSTTSRSSFCSDSFDEGTAEDDVRDTGDCISEVERVSSETVAVLKSIADCMVSNGYGKECVNVYTTMRKSIVDEGVYRLSVEELSASKVNKMDWEVLELKIKGWLEAVKIAVRTLFAGERTLCDQVFGASQSIAEACFAEISRSGAAVLFGFPDLVVRTKKSPPEKIFRIIDMYAAMASLWPEIESVFSYDSTTASRSQAYALLLRLSESVQTSFFEIETAIQKDSSKPVSKFAGVHPLTVQVMNHLSTLADYSNVLSEIFLDVPQPSRSPLPESYLYSPRSDNSTTTGTEFSVQMARLILVLLCKIDGKSRHCKEVSLSYLFLTNNLRHVVAKVRTSNLLYVVGDDWVLNHEAKVKQLMTSYERVAWGKVLSSLPENPAAEMSPAEARVMFGNFNLEFEKAYRKENAFTILEQEFREETKASLARKISPIYREMYETLRNSVGSAREMREYVIFTPEDVENYMLNLFSAGRSSSITEENSSFFVRKKFCKKCK, encoded by the coding sequence ATGACAAAACAATGCCTATGTGAAGACAATCAGCGAATGGAAAAGTCAAATCACCACATTCATCTTCGAAACACCATTGCGTCGTTTTCTTGGCACGCAACTCTATATATATCCCTTCACCTGCCCTTGCAAGCGCACACATATTCACACTGCAAACTCCCTCTCATCAAGAAAACAAACACACTTCAGGAAAAGAAGTGGCATAACTACACTCAGAAAACACCTTCCTGTGCTGCGAAAATGAGAACAATTTGCTGGGAGCCAAAAACGCAGTCGTTCGCCTTTTCCCGTCACACTTCGGCACCGAGTTCATCTCTATCCACAACACCTTCTACCAGCACCAAGGAAAACATGGTTTCCACTAGCATAGAGGAAGCAGAAGCTCTGATACTAAAATGGGACCCTGAAACCTCCGCGTACGGAAGAGTAACCTCTCTCTTCTACAACGACAAAGCTGAGGCCATGCACTACATCCACTGCGTTAACCAACTTCAAAAAACCATGCACGCCTTGCTTGCAGAGAACCCGTCTTCACGGAAACTCGTCCTCGCTCAAAAACTGATGCAAATGGCCATGAAGAGGCTACAGAAAGAGTTCTACCAGATGTTATCCATGAGTCGGGCCCACCTTGACCCCGAATCCGTCTCCGCCAGATCCTCCACCACCTCTAGATCCTCTTTCTGTTCCGATAGCTTCGACGAAGGCACGGCGGAAGACGACGTTCGCGACACAGGAGATTGTATCTCCGAAGTCGAACGCGTTTCCTCTGAAACCGTGGCGGTTCTCAAATCCATTGCCGACTGCATGGTTTCCAACGGTTACGGCAAGGAATGCGTCAACGTTTACACGACGATGAGAAAATCGATCGTCGACGAAGGCGTTTATCGCCTCAGCGTGGAGGAATTGAGCGCGTCGAAGGTGAATAAGATGGACTGGGAAGTGCTCGAGTTGAAAATCAAGGGTTGGTTAGAGGCGGTTAAGATCGCTGTGAGGACGCTCTTCGCTGGAGAGAGGACCCTCTGCGATCAAGTGTTCGGTGCGTCACAGTCCATCGCGGAAGCTTGCTTTGCCGAAATTTCGAGAAGCGGAGCCGCTGTGCTGTTCGGATTCCCCGATCTCGTTGTGAGAACGAAAAAATCCCCGCCGGAGAAGATCTTCCGGATAATTGATATGTACGCCGCGATGGCTTCGCTTTGGCCGGAGATTGAATCGGTATTCTCGTACGATTCAACAACCGCGTCTAGATCGCAAGCCTACGCTCTACTTCTCCGACTCTCCGAGTCCGTACAAACGAGTTTCTTCGAAATTGAGACCGCAATTCAGAAAGACTCTTCAAAACCGGTTTCGAAGTTCGCCGGCGTCCACCCCCTGACAGTACAAGTAATGAATCACTTGTCTACACTCGCGGATTACAGCAACGTGCTCTCTGAAATTTTCCTCGACGTCCCGCAGCCATCGAGGTCACCGTTGCCGGAATCTTACTTGTACAGTCCACGATCTGACAACTCCACGACAACGGGGACGGAATTCTCGGTGCAGATGGCGAGGCTGATTCTAGTCCTTCTTTGCAAGATCGACGGCAAATCGAGGCATTGCAAGGAGGTTTCGTTATCTTACCTGTTTCTCACGAACAATCTCCGGCACGTGGTAGCCAAGGTCCGAACCTCGAACTTGCTTTACGTCGTCGGCGACGACTGGGTTCTGAATCACGAGGCAAAGGTGAAGCAGTTGATGACAAGCTACGAGAGAGTAGCATGGGGCAAAGTGCTTTCGTCTTTGCCCGAAAATCCAGCGGCGGAAATGTCGCCGGCGGAAGCGAGGGTTATGTTCGGGAATTTCAATTTAGAATTCGAGAAAGCTTACCGGAAAGAGAACGCGTTTACCATTCTGGAGCAGGAATTTCGTGAAGAGACGAAGGCGTCACTCGCAAGAAAAATAAGCCCTATTTACCGCGAGATGTATGAAACGCTCCGCAATTCGGTGGGATCGGCGAGAGAAATGAGAGAGTATGTCATATTTACCCCTGAAGATGTTGAGAATTACATGCTGAATCTTTTTTCTGCGGGAAGATCAAGCTCTATCACTGAAGAAAACAGTTcattttttgtaagaaaaaaattctgTAAGAAATGCAAATGA